The proteins below are encoded in one region of Deinococcus aquaedulcis:
- a CDS encoding ABC transporter substrate-binding protein, which yields MKTLCLTAALFSVSLASAQKTQLEFWTISLAPLFNDEMNRLVAQFEKENPSVELKWVDVPASAMEQKLLAAVAAGRPPAAVNLSSDMAVKLVQQGALDSLDLSAAQKKLYFASPLNTFTFDGKVMGVPWYWAPKVVAYNADIFRKAGLDPNNPPRTIQTLIAAAKQIKDKTGMYGFMPNINGINMLFLFQEAGLPILDKSGNRAVFNSPEHVKLLETYVDLYKKGYIPEDTMRRGFTAATELYSAGKLAMLITGPQFILRVANDNKAIYDVTRVAPYPINLAGNVIHTPLMGFTVPKGVKDKALAQKLALFLTNDVNQLAFSKVTKTTFPSTVKASTDKFFKQGGQNAIDQGKLVSSTELKKAKDLTLVYPDASKLNKVFKDNIEAAMAGQKSAKQALDDIVKAWNASL from the coding sequence ATGAAAACACTCTGCCTGACCGCCGCCCTGTTCTCCGTTTCCCTGGCGAGTGCCCAGAAGACCCAGCTGGAGTTCTGGACCATCAGCCTCGCGCCGCTGTTCAACGACGAAATGAACCGCCTTGTGGCGCAGTTTGAGAAGGAAAACCCCAGCGTGGAGCTGAAGTGGGTGGACGTGCCCGCCAGCGCCATGGAGCAGAAGCTGCTGGCGGCGGTGGCGGCCGGGCGACCCCCGGCGGCGGTGAACCTCAGCAGCGATATGGCCGTCAAGCTGGTGCAGCAGGGCGCGCTGGACAGCCTGGACCTGAGCGCAGCGCAGAAGAAGCTGTATTTCGCCTCGCCGCTGAACACCTTCACCTTCGACGGCAAGGTGATGGGCGTGCCCTGGTACTGGGCGCCCAAGGTGGTGGCTTACAACGCCGATATCTTCCGCAAGGCGGGGCTGGACCCCAACAACCCCCCGCGCACCATCCAGACCCTGATCGCGGCGGCCAAGCAGATCAAGGACAAGACCGGCATGTACGGCTTTATGCCGAACATCAACGGCATCAACATGCTCTTCCTGTTTCAGGAAGCGGGCCTGCCCATTCTGGACAAGAGCGGCAACCGGGCCGTGTTCAACAGCCCCGAGCACGTGAAGCTGCTGGAGACCTACGTGGACCTGTACAAGAAGGGCTACATCCCCGAAGACACCATGCGCCGGGGCTTTACGGCCGCTACCGAACTGTATTCGGCGGGCAAGCTGGCCATGCTGATCACGGGCCCGCAGTTCATTCTGCGCGTGGCGAACGACAACAAGGCCATCTACGACGTGACCCGGGTGGCGCCATACCCGATCAATCTGGCGGGCAACGTGATTCATACGCCCCTGATGGGCTTTACCGTGCCCAAGGGCGTGAAAGACAAGGCCCTGGCCCAGAAGCTGGCGCTGTTCCTGACCAACGACGTGAACCAGCTGGCCTTTTCCAAGGTCACGAAAACCACCTTTCCCAGCACGGTCAAGGCCAGCACCGACAAGTTCTTCAAGCAGGGCGGCCAGAACGCCATTGACCAGGGCAAGCTGGTCTCCAGCACCGAGCTAAAAAAGGCCAAGGACCTCACGCTGGTCTACCCGGATGCCAGCAAGCTGAACAAGGTCTTCAAGGACAACATTGAAGCCGCGATGGCGGGCCAGAAGAGTGCCAAGCAGGCGCTGGACGACATCGTGAAGGCATGGAACGCCAGCCTGTAG
- a CDS encoding putative N-acetylmannosamine-6-phosphate 2-epimerase encodes MTPGQRWAARRSALVVSVQADEGSPLRETAHIVALARAALLGGAAGLRLRGAGDIAAVRSITAVPIIGLTKQAHPGSPVYITATPGEVAAVAAAGADVVAFDATDQPRPWAVGDLVDAAHAAGCLAMADISTLQEAHAALAAGADLVGTTMSGYTPHSPPGPDPDFALMRALAAAGLPFVAEGRLNSPALAAQALALGAQAVVVGSAITRPDHVTRWFAQALSEPGSG; translated from the coding sequence GTGACTCCTGGGCAGCGGTGGGCGGCGCGGCGCAGTGCGCTGGTGGTGAGCGTGCAGGCCGACGAGGGCAGCCCGCTGCGTGAGACGGCCCATATCGTGGCGCTGGCCCGAGCGGCGCTGCTGGGCGGCGCGGCGGGGCTGCGGCTGCGGGGCGCCGGGGATATTGCGGCGGTGCGGTCAATAACGGCCGTGCCCATCATCGGCCTGACCAAGCAGGCCCACCCGGGCTCGCCGGTGTACATCACGGCCACGCCGGGGGAGGTGGCGGCGGTGGCGGCGGCGGGGGCCGATGTGGTGGCTTTTGATGCCACTGACCAGCCCCGGCCCTGGGCGGTGGGCGATCTGGTGGACGCGGCGCACGCGGCCGGGTGCCTCGCCATGGCCGACATCAGCACGCTGCAGGAGGCGCACGCGGCGCTGGCGGCGGGGGCGGACCTTGTGGGGACCACCATGAGCGGCTACACCCCCCACAGCCCGCCAGGGCCAGACCCCGATTTCGCCCTGATGCGGGCGCTGGCGGCGGCTGGCCTTCCCTTTGTGGCCGAAGGGCGGCTGAACAGCCCTGCCCTGGCCGCGCAGGCGCTGGCGCTGGGGGCGCAGGCGGTGGTGGTGGGCAGCGCGATTACGCGCCCAGACCATGTCACGCGCTGGTTTGCGCAGGCGCTGAGTGAGCCGGGCTCAGGTTGA
- a CDS encoding glycoside hydrolase family 3 protein: MTPLPQPGELLMVDIPGPTLDDDTAAHLQRHGIRSVCLFGKNVQSEPQLRALCADLRAVLGAGALIAIDHEGGAILRPAFWPFAPGAMTLGAADAPALTEAVSAALARQLRRVGVNWNFAPVLDVNVNPANPVIGERAFGADSAAVIRHGRAALRGHAEAGVAACVKHFPGHGDTVLDSHLALPTVPKPRAALDATELAPFRALLPESPAVMTAHIVYPALDPQHPATLSRAILTDLLRRDWGYEGVIVTDSMGMQAIDGHYGRGEAAVLALGAGADLVMALGRREAQDATLVAVAEALATGRLDPAQMSASLGRLRALAQTFPAQVAHTPDPGADEALFAQAWAAGLTAYRTPQAPPPGSHILLVAWRAPERHNVSEAGADAETLARELGTVYDVQLHPFERPETLDWPALRAHGKPIILATTARHRAPALQGAQPDLHLALYNPYAALDVDAPALITYGFRPEARRSVLAWLRGEQTADGTAPF, encoded by the coding sequence GTGACCCCCTTGCCCCAGCCCGGCGAACTGCTGATGGTGGATATCCCTGGCCCCACCCTGGACGACGACACCGCCGCCCACCTGCAGCGCCACGGCATCCGCAGCGTGTGCCTGTTTGGCAAGAACGTGCAGAGCGAGCCCCAGTTGCGCGCCCTGTGCGCGGACCTGCGCGCCGTGCTGGGCGCCGGCGCCCTGATCGCCATTGATCACGAGGGCGGCGCGATTCTGCGCCCGGCGTTCTGGCCCTTTGCCCCGGGGGCCATGACGCTGGGCGCTGCCGACGCCCCCGCACTGACCGAGGCCGTGAGCGCCGCCCTGGCCCGCCAGCTGCGCCGGGTGGGCGTGAACTGGAACTTTGCCCCGGTATTGGACGTGAACGTGAACCCCGCCAACCCGGTGATTGGCGAGCGGGCCTTCGGGGCCGACTCCGCCGCCGTCATCCGGCACGGCCGCGCGGCGCTGCGGGGCCACGCTGAGGCCGGGGTGGCCGCCTGCGTCAAGCATTTTCCCGGCCACGGCGACACGGTGCTAGACAGCCACCTCGCCCTGCCCACCGTGCCCAAACCCCGCGCCGCGCTGGACGCCACCGAACTGGCCCCCTTCCGCGCCCTGCTGCCCGAATCCCCGGCGGTGATGACCGCCCACATCGTGTATCCCGCCCTGGACCCCCAGCACCCTGCCACCCTGTCGCGGGCGATTCTGACTGATCTGCTGCGCCGCGACTGGGGCTACGAGGGCGTAATCGTCACCGACTCTATGGGCATGCAGGCCATCGACGGCCACTACGGGCGCGGCGAGGCGGCGGTGCTGGCCCTGGGCGCCGGGGCCGATCTGGTGATGGCCCTGGGCCGCCGCGAGGCGCAGGACGCCACCCTGGTCGCCGTGGCCGAGGCCCTGGCGACGGGTCGCCTGGACCCCGCGCAGATGAGCGCCAGCCTGGGCCGCCTGCGCGCCCTGGCCCAGACGTTTCCCGCCCAGGTGGCCCACACCCCCGACCCCGGTGCCGATGAGGCCCTGTTTGCCCAAGCCTGGGCCGCTGGCCTGACCGCCTACCGCACGCCCCAGGCCCCCCCGCCCGGCTCGCACATCCTGTTGGTGGCGTGGCGCGCCCCCGAGCGTCACAACGTCAGCGAGGCCGGCGCCGACGCCGAGACCCTGGCCCGCGAACTGGGCACCGTCTACGACGTGCAACTCCACCCCTTCGAGCGCCCCGAAACGCTGGACTGGCCGGCCCTGCGCGCCCACGGAAAGCCCATCATTCTGGCGACCACCGCCCGCCACCGCGCCCCGGCCCTGCAGGGCGCCCAGCCGGACCTGCACCTCGCCCTGTACAACCCCTACGCCGCCCTGGATGTGGACGCCCCGGCCCTGATCACTTACGGCTTTCGCCCCGAAGCCCGCCGGTCCGTGCTGGCGTGGCTGCGCGGCGAGCAGACCGCTGACGGAACGGCACCGTTCTGA
- a CDS encoding NAD(P)-dependent oxidoreductase codes for MTTTAFLGLGAMGFPMAAHLARRAAAQGGRALVWNRTAARAAAHAAQHGSEAVDLDGAAQADVVLTCLPTSAEVDEVLTTLAPRLRPGTVWVDCTSGHPEAARRQAAALAERGVTFLDAPVSGGTTGAQAGTLTVMVGGDEAALQRVVPELAFAGKVVHVGGSGAGFAVKAVNNALLAVNLWAAGEGLAVLGRAGVDLGAALGVINASSGRSNATENLIGQRVLTREFPATFALGLLAKDAGIAAELTGAVKGSAPVLAQVAALVRGAAGVVGPDADHTAALKLIEAMNGLELK; via the coding sequence ATGACCACCACGGCATTTCTGGGACTGGGCGCGATGGGATTTCCTATGGCGGCGCATCTGGCGCGGCGGGCGGCGGCGCAGGGGGGCCGCGCGCTGGTGTGGAACCGTACGGCCGCGCGGGCGGCGGCGCACGCGGCGCAGCACGGCAGCGAGGCGGTGGACCTGGACGGAGCCGCCCAGGCCGACGTGGTGCTGACCTGCCTGCCCACCAGCGCCGAGGTGGACGAGGTGCTGACCACGCTGGCCCCCAGGTTGCGGCCCGGCACCGTGTGGGTGGACTGCACCAGCGGGCACCCGGAGGCCGCGCGGCGGCAGGCGGCGGCCCTGGCCGAACGCGGCGTAACCTTTCTGGACGCCCCGGTGAGCGGCGGCACAACCGGCGCGCAGGCCGGCACCCTGACGGTCATGGTGGGCGGGGACGAGGCGGCCCTGCAGCGTGTGGTGCCGGAGCTGGCCTTTGCGGGCAAGGTGGTGCATGTGGGCGGCAGCGGCGCGGGTTTCGCGGTGAAGGCGGTGAACAACGCCCTGCTGGCCGTGAACCTGTGGGCGGCGGGCGAGGGGCTGGCGGTGCTGGGGCGCGCGGGGGTGGACCTGGGCGCGGCCCTGGGCGTGATCAACGCCAGCAGCGGGCGCAGCAACGCCACTGAGAACCTGATCGGCCAGCGGGTGCTGACGCGCGAGTTTCCCGCCACCTTTGCCCTGGGGCTGCTCGCCAAGGACGCCGGGATCGCCGCCGAGCTGACGGGGGCGGTGAAGGGCAGCGCGCCCGTGCTGGCGCAGGTGGCGGCCCTGGTGCGCGGCGCGGCCGGCGTGGTGGGCCCAGACGCCGACCACACGGCTGCGCTGAAGCTGATTGAGGCGATGAACGGCCTGGAATTGAAGTAA